The following are encoded in a window of Lates calcarifer isolate ASB-BC8 linkage group LG20, TLL_Latcal_v3, whole genome shotgun sequence genomic DNA:
- the LOC108893829 gene encoding transcription factor Sox-2: MKMERRTPKGIGKTVQENPDQEPATSASQLHHTGDGQQCYVSSVGENTQFGHGKLPPISTFFNKLPLSQGGSAVSGRAEGGVKSETVPSGCQVREVKPLPSAEHALTGRLDVLKTLAAGEPLSSDPVHVADTSPSLGGTSGALISFTIPPTEEDLRQMQPCQDRNGHIKRPMNAFMVWSRIHRCALRRACPGVSLTDASIQLGCEWSKLSIEQKRPYYEVAEQLKNMHKQLFPDYEFCPQRRKGREHLSLGQGARQDPGVSSFVSQSTIPAQSELQDLAMYLYPTLMPCTVGYYPYPSFCPYHAVGLYSRVHIQCSRHQNACSSMEEVQNYPDTHQPRGATALAIEHHLADVSNEFLSESTATAESLAQPDIVTNSKVEVKCEDDVDIVGLL; encoded by the exons ATGAAAATGGAAAGGCGAACTCCAAAAGGAATAGGAAAGACGGTCCAAGAAAACCCAGACCAGGAACCTGCGACCTCCGCCTCCCAACTACATCACACCGGAGACGGACAGCAATGTTATGTGTCCTCGGTTGGAGAAAATACCCAGTTTGGACACGGCAAGCTACCGCCCATATCCACCTTTTTCAACAAACTACCACTTAGTCAAGGTGGGTCAGCGGTTAGTGGTCGTGCTGAGGGCGGAGTCAAGTCAGAAACAGTCCCTTCAGGTTGCCAGGTTCGTGAAGTGAAGCCGCTTCCGTCCGCTGAACACGCTCTCACCGGGAGGCTGGATGTGCTGAAGACTCTAGCAGCTGGGGAACCCCTGAGCTCAGATCCAGTCCACGTCGCCGACACCTCCCCAAGTCTCGGAGGTACTAGTGGTGCACTCATCAGTTTTACCATCCCGCCAACAGAAGAAG ATCTAAGGCAGATGCAGCCTTGCCAAGACAGGAATGGACATATTAAACGACCGATGAATGCCTTCATGGTGTGGTCTCGTATCCACCGATGTGCCCTGCGCAGAGCCTGCCCTGGAGTCAGCTTGACAGACGCCAGTATTCAGCTGGGCTGTGAGTGGTCCAAGCTAAGTATAGAACAGAAGAGGCCCTACTATGAAGTGGctgaacaactgaaaaacatgcaTAAGCAGCTATTCCCTG ATTATGAGTTTTGCCCCCAGAGAAGGAAAGGCAGAGAACATTTGTCTTTAGGACAGGGAGCAAGACAGGACCCCGGCGTTTCCTCTTTTGTCTCACAGTCCACAATTCCAGCTCAGTCAGAGTTGCAGGATCTTGCCATGTACCTGTACCCCACCCTGATGCCCTGCACAGTGGGCTACTATCCTTACCCATCTTTTTGCCCATATCATGCAGTGGGCCTGTACTCCAGGGTCCACATCCAGTGTTCAAG ACACCAAAATGCCTGCAGCTCCATGGAGGAAGTGCAGAATTACCCTGACACTCACCAGCCGAGGGGCGCAACAGCTCTGGCCATAGAACATCATCTAGCTGATGTTAGCAATGAATTCCTCAGTGAATCAACTGCAACAGCAGAGAGCCTAGCCCAGCCTGACATTGTCACCAACAGCAAAGTGGAGGTCAAATGCGAGGATGATGTTGATATTGTTGGACTGCTTTAA